In one window of Constrictibacter sp. MBR-5 DNA:
- a CDS encoding NUDIX domain-containing protein: MTVRDPKHTFGRTDVDIMSQEPAYRGYFRIDRVTLRHRLHAGGWSAPIMREVFERGHAAAVLPYDPILDRVVLLEQFRIGAWSAGWNPWIVEIPAGTIEPGETAEAVAIRETVEETGSTLSDIRHICDYLSTPGGASETVSLYCGRVDAAAVGGIHGNAHEVEDILVYTVPYAEVRAALDAGAYGNSVTIIALQWLALNRDRLRAEWGVA; the protein is encoded by the coding sequence ATGACCGTCCGAGACCCGAAACACACTTTCGGTCGGACCGACGTGGATATTATGTCACAGGAGCCGGCCTATCGCGGCTATTTCCGCATCGATCGCGTGACCCTGCGGCACCGCCTCCATGCAGGCGGCTGGAGTGCGCCGATCATGCGCGAGGTGTTCGAGCGCGGTCACGCCGCCGCCGTCCTGCCCTACGATCCGATCCTCGACCGCGTGGTGCTGCTGGAGCAGTTCCGCATCGGCGCCTGGTCGGCCGGCTGGAACCCGTGGATCGTCGAGATCCCGGCCGGCACGATCGAGCCCGGCGAGACCGCCGAAGCCGTGGCCATCCGCGAGACCGTGGAAGAGACCGGCAGCACCCTGTCGGACATCCGCCACATCTGCGACTACCTCTCCACGCCCGGCGGCGCATCGGAGACCGTTTCGCTCTATTGCGGCCGGGTCGACGCCGCCGCGGTCGGCGGAATCCATGGCAATGCGCACGAGGTGGAAGACATCCTCGTCTACACCGTCCCCTATGCCGAGGTCCGCGCCGCGCTCGATGCCGGCGCCTACGGCAACAGCGTCACGATCATCGCCCTGCAATGGCTGGCGCTGAACCGCGACCGGCTGCGGGCCGAATGGGGCGTCGCATGA
- a CDS encoding amino acid synthesis family protein, with product MDLRKTLFVKEVAHADECRGLARPIVRVAGLACIRNPFAGRGFVEDLSPLFDAGRDIGGRMAEELVAMLGGPAEAYGKAAIVGSAGAFEHGGACIHPKLGRPMRDAIGGGKAVIPSNVKVGGIGAMLDLPLGHKDDPFSFPHFDTMTVGLPDGPRPDEIVVILAFADGGRPHPRVGDRPLAD from the coding sequence ATGGACCTGCGCAAGACGCTGTTCGTGAAAGAGGTCGCGCACGCCGACGAGTGCCGCGGCCTCGCCCGGCCGATCGTGCGGGTGGCGGGCCTCGCCTGTATCCGCAACCCCTTCGCCGGGCGGGGGTTCGTCGAGGACCTGTCGCCGCTGTTCGACGCCGGGCGGGACATCGGCGGGAGGATGGCCGAGGAACTCGTCGCCATGCTGGGCGGGCCGGCGGAAGCGTACGGCAAGGCGGCGATCGTCGGCAGCGCCGGCGCGTTCGAGCACGGCGGCGCCTGCATCCACCCGAAACTCGGCCGGCCGATGCGCGACGCCATCGGCGGCGGCAAGGCGGTCATCCCCTCGAACGTGAAGGTCGGCGGCATCGGCGCGATGCTCGACCTGCCGCTCGGTCACAAGGACGACCCCTTCTCCTTCCCGCACTTCGACACGATGACGGTCGGCCTGCCGGACGGCCCGCGTCCCGACGAGATCGTCGTGATCCTGGCCTTCGCCGACGGCGGCCGGCCGCATCCCCGGGTCGGCGACCGTCCGCTGGCGGACTGA
- a CDS encoding polyphosphate kinase 2 family protein: MTPEEGARLVELTRVTEGAGFKLAERDPADKLGLNDGKKAVRAMLTAGIERLSQMQDQLYALNRWSVLTIFQAMDAAGKDSAIKHVMSGINPQGCQVYAFKAPSSEELDHDFLWRCMRNLPERGRIGIFNRSYYEEVLVVRVHPELLAKQRLPDNVVTDLIWEERFEDIRNVERYLARNGTAVVKIFLNVSKEEQLKRFRDRLNRPEKHWKFDPSDLASRSEWDSYMAAYEDMIRHTATPHAPWYVIPADDKWVSRAAVAAALIDTMERLDLHYPEVTEAQQKAIEAARKTLRKEKG; the protein is encoded by the coding sequence ATGACGCCGGAAGAGGGCGCGCGGCTGGTCGAGCTGACGCGGGTGACCGAAGGAGCCGGGTTCAAGCTCGCCGAGCGGGACCCGGCCGACAAGCTCGGCCTGAACGACGGCAAGAAGGCCGTGCGGGCGATGCTGACGGCCGGGATCGAGCGGCTGTCGCAGATGCAGGACCAGCTTTATGCGCTGAACCGCTGGTCGGTGCTCACCATCTTCCAGGCGATGGATGCGGCCGGCAAGGACAGCGCCATCAAGCACGTCATGTCGGGCATCAATCCCCAGGGCTGTCAGGTCTACGCCTTCAAGGCGCCGTCGAGCGAGGAACTCGACCACGACTTCCTGTGGCGCTGCATGCGCAACCTGCCCGAGCGGGGGCGGATCGGCATCTTCAACCGCTCCTACTACGAGGAGGTGCTTGTCGTCCGGGTGCATCCGGAACTGCTGGCGAAGCAGCGGCTGCCGGACAACGTCGTCACCGACCTGATTTGGGAGGAGCGGTTCGAGGACATCCGCAACGTCGAGCGGTACCTGGCACGCAACGGCACGGCGGTCGTGAAGATCTTCCTCAACGTGTCGAAGGAGGAGCAGCTCAAGCGGTTCCGTGACCGCCTGAACCGCCCCGAAAAGCACTGGAAGTTCGATCCGAGCGACCTGGCGTCGCGGTCCGAGTGGGACAGCTACATGGCCGCCTACGAGGATATGATCCGCCATACGGCGACGCCGCACGCGCCGTGGTACGTGATCCCGGCCGACGACAAGTGGGTCAGCCGTGCGGCCGTCGCCGCCGCGCTGATCGACACGATGGAGCGGCTGGACCTGCACTATCCCGAGGTCACCGAGGCGCAGCAGAAGGCCATCGAGGCGGCGCGCAAGACGCTCAGGAAAGAGAAGGGCTAG
- a CDS encoding amidohydrolase family protein yields the protein MLDLIVRNAHLAGSADGALVDIGVEAGRIVVLAPVAGERLTNAAEAIDAGGALVSAGLVETHIHLDKSHILDRCTPSPNRGTDHMKRVAAVKPGFTVDDVHARAARSLESCVLHGAMHMRTHVEVDPNVGLRGFEGVKRLVDEYAWAIDVELCAFIQEGWTGVPEADANMVAAIEGGATVVGGAPGYDPDHEWQIRRIFELATRYDLDVDIHLDMGFTTHDMDIWLVCELADRYGWGGRTAIGHGTKYSCLTPDELDRLGSRLADSGVAVTVLPATDLFVTGRHQDHAVLRGVADANVLHRCGVTCSLSTNNILNPFTPFGDGSLTRIANLYANTVQRGMASELADCFAMLSRQSAKLLRRGDYGIAVGNPADLVVWDAADAGHAVATAALPLHGFKRGRRTFTREKPVLHRPG from the coding sequence ATGCTCGATCTGATCGTGAGAAACGCTCACCTGGCGGGCAGCGCGGACGGAGCGCTGGTCGATATCGGCGTCGAGGCCGGGCGCATCGTGGTGCTCGCGCCGGTCGCCGGCGAGCGGCTGACGAATGCCGCCGAGGCGATCGACGCCGGGGGGGCGCTCGTCTCGGCCGGCTTGGTCGAGACGCACATCCACCTGGACAAGTCGCACATCCTCGACCGCTGCACGCCGTCGCCGAATCGCGGCACCGACCACATGAAGCGGGTGGCGGCGGTGAAGCCCGGCTTCACCGTCGACGATGTGCATGCGCGTGCCGCCAGGTCGCTGGAAAGCTGCGTCCTGCACGGCGCCATGCACATGCGCACCCATGTGGAGGTCGACCCGAACGTCGGGCTGCGCGGCTTCGAGGGGGTGAAGCGGCTGGTCGACGAATACGCCTGGGCGATCGACGTGGAACTCTGCGCCTTCATCCAGGAGGGCTGGACCGGCGTGCCGGAGGCCGACGCCAACATGGTCGCGGCGATCGAGGGCGGTGCGACCGTGGTGGGCGGCGCGCCCGGCTACGACCCCGATCATGAATGGCAGATCCGGCGGATCTTCGAACTGGCGACCCGGTACGATCTCGACGTCGACATCCATCTCGACATGGGCTTCACCACCCATGACATGGACATCTGGCTGGTCTGCGAACTGGCCGACAGGTACGGCTGGGGCGGCCGAACGGCGATCGGCCACGGCACGAAATATTCCTGCCTGACGCCGGACGAACTCGACAGGCTCGGCAGCCGGCTGGCCGACTCGGGCGTGGCGGTGACCGTGCTGCCGGCGACAGACCTGTTCGTGACCGGACGGCACCAGGATCATGCGGTGCTGCGCGGGGTCGCCGACGCCAACGTGCTGCACCGGTGCGGCGTGACCTGCTCGCTGTCGACCAACAACATCCTCAACCCGTTCACGCCGTTCGGCGACGGCTCGCTGACGCGCATCGCCAACCTCTACGCCAACACGGTGCAGCGCGGCATGGCGAGCGAACTCGCGGATTGCTTCGCGATGCTGTCGCGCCAGTCGGCCAAGCTGCTGCGCCGCGGCGATTACGGCATCGCCGTCGGCAACCCGGCCGACCTCGTCGTCTGGGACGCCGCCGACGCCGGCCACGCCGTCGCCACCGCCGCCCTGCCGCTGCACGGCTTCAAGCGTGGCCGGCGGACGTTCACCCGCGAGAAGCCGGTGCTGCACCGGCCGGGGTGA
- a CDS encoding indolepyruvate ferredoxin oxidoreductase family protein → MQPAKLSLDDKYTAESGRVFLTGSQALVRLPLVQRRRDLAAGLNTAGFISGYRGSPLGGYDQQLWSAKRFLDEHHIRFQPGVNEDLAATAVWGTQQAGAFGDARYDGVFGIWYGKGPGVDRSGDAFKHANNAGTAKHGGVLALAGDDHMAKSSTTAHQSEYAFIDAMIPVIVPAGVQEFLDFGLHGWAMSRFAGLWVGFKCIGETVDSAATVLVDPERVNTLVPADFEMPQGGLNTRIIVAEFLLLEELLHRYKIPAALAYARTNRLDRVAIGGPRRRIGIVAAGKSYLDVRQALDDLGLDERTAQEIGLSIYKVAMTWPMETEGLRAFAEGLDLLMMVEEKRSIMEWQAKEALYSLPADRRPLIVGKTDERGAPLFPSNGELSPGQIARAIVARLDGLAVPEGLRERMKERLAERDRLMSQSAGNQPAPIARTPYFCSGCPHNTSTRVPEGSRAGAGIGCHYMAQWMDRKTASFTHMGAEGANWTGQAHFVETKHIFQNLGDGTYFHSGLLAIRAAVASGVNITYKILYNDAVAMTGGQHVDGPLTVSMIANQVAAEGVNRVVVVTDEPDKYPKDYGFPAGTKVEHREALDRVQRELREMTGTTVLIYDQTCAAEKRRRRKRGTFPDPDKRVFINELVCEGCGDCGVKSNCVSVQPVETEFGRKRMIDQSSCNKDFSCLNGFCPSFVTVRGGKPRKQKGVGKGETEGPRLVLPEPELPSLDQPYGILITGIGGTGVITIGALLATAAHIEGKAATIMDMTGLAQKGGAVWSHLRLANAPDDLHAVRIAAGGARLLLGCDLVVSSQPDSVSKLERGVSRAVINTHRTFTGEFTRNPDMAFPDDALRARISAAVGEEGADFIEATRLATALMGDSIATNLFMTGFAWQRGLIPISLQAIEQAIELNGVAIEANKRAFEWGRRAAADPAAVERAVAPVAAPEKVAFASSLDEIVATRKDFLKDYQSGRYAKRYEGLVRKAEAAEKDSAKGRTGLAEAVARNYFKLLAYKDEYEVARLYAGAGGHFRKALEKQFEGDYRIEFNLAPPLIAKTNKETGEPRKIAYGPWMLKAFGVLSRLKVLRGTPLDPFGKTEERRTERRLIKEYEATVAELLKGLTAENHAAAVEVARVPDQIRGFGHVKLANLEKAKKREAELIERFRNPMRQAAAAE, encoded by the coding sequence ATGCAGCCGGCCAAGCTGAGCCTCGACGACAAGTACACGGCCGAGAGCGGCCGCGTCTTCCTGACCGGGTCGCAGGCGCTGGTGCGTCTTCCACTGGTTCAGCGGCGGCGCGATCTGGCCGCCGGCCTCAATACCGCGGGCTTCATCTCCGGCTATCGCGGCTCGCCGCTCGGCGGCTACGACCAGCAGCTCTGGTCGGCCAAGCGCTTCCTCGACGAGCACCACATCCGTTTCCAGCCGGGCGTGAACGAGGATCTCGCCGCCACCGCCGTCTGGGGAACCCAGCAGGCCGGCGCCTTCGGCGACGCGCGCTATGACGGCGTCTTCGGCATCTGGTACGGCAAGGGCCCGGGCGTCGACCGCTCCGGCGACGCCTTCAAGCACGCCAACAATGCCGGCACGGCGAAGCACGGCGGCGTGCTGGCGCTCGCCGGCGACGACCACATGGCGAAGTCGTCGACCACCGCGCACCAGAGCGAATACGCCTTCATCGACGCGATGATCCCGGTCATCGTGCCGGCCGGCGTCCAGGAATTCCTCGATTTCGGCCTGCACGGCTGGGCGATGTCGCGCTTCGCCGGCCTCTGGGTCGGCTTCAAGTGCATCGGCGAGACCGTCGACAGCGCCGCGACGGTGCTGGTCGATCCCGAGCGCGTGAACACGCTGGTCCCGGCCGATTTCGAGATGCCGCAGGGCGGCCTCAACACCCGCATCATCGTCGCCGAGTTCCTGCTGCTCGAGGAACTGCTGCACCGCTACAAGATCCCGGCCGCCCTCGCCTATGCCCGCACCAACCGGCTCGACCGCGTCGCCATCGGCGGCCCGCGCCGGCGCATCGGCATCGTCGCCGCCGGCAAGTCCTATCTCGACGTCCGCCAGGCGCTGGACGACCTCGGCCTCGACGAGCGCACCGCCCAGGAGATCGGCCTCTCGATCTACAAGGTCGCGATGACCTGGCCGATGGAGACGGAGGGCCTGCGCGCCTTCGCCGAAGGTCTCGACCTGCTGATGATGGTCGAAGAGAAGCGCAGCATCATGGAGTGGCAGGCGAAGGAGGCGCTCTACAGCCTCCCGGCCGACCGCCGGCCGCTGATCGTCGGCAAGACCGACGAGCGCGGCGCGCCGCTCTTCCCGTCCAACGGCGAACTGTCGCCCGGTCAGATCGCCCGCGCCATCGTCGCGCGCCTGGACGGGCTCGCCGTGCCCGAAGGCCTGCGCGAGCGCATGAAGGAGCGGCTGGCCGAGCGCGACCGGCTGATGTCGCAGAGTGCCGGCAACCAGCCCGCGCCCATCGCGCGCACGCCCTATTTCTGCTCGGGCTGCCCGCACAACACCTCGACCCGCGTGCCCGAGGGCAGCCGCGCCGGCGCCGGCATCGGCTGCCACTACATGGCGCAGTGGATGGACCGCAAGACCGCGAGCTTCACCCACATGGGTGCCGAGGGCGCCAACTGGACCGGGCAGGCGCACTTCGTCGAGACCAAGCACATCTTCCAGAATCTCGGCGACGGCACCTACTTCCACTCCGGCCTGCTGGCGATCCGCGCCGCCGTCGCGTCCGGCGTGAACATCACCTACAAGATCCTCTACAACGACGCCGTCGCGATGACCGGCGGCCAGCATGTCGACGGCCCGCTGACGGTCTCGATGATCGCCAACCAGGTCGCCGCCGAGGGCGTGAACCGGGTCGTCGTCGTCACCGACGAGCCGGACAAATATCCCAAGGACTACGGCTTCCCGGCCGGCACCAAGGTCGAGCACCGCGAGGCGCTCGACCGGGTCCAGCGCGAACTGCGCGAGATGACGGGCACCACCGTCCTGATCTACGACCAGACCTGTGCGGCCGAGAAGCGCCGCCGCCGCAAGCGCGGCACCTTCCCGGACCCCGACAAGCGCGTCTTCATCAACGAACTCGTCTGCGAGGGCTGCGGCGACTGCGGCGTGAAGTCGAACTGCGTCTCCGTGCAGCCGGTCGAGACCGAGTTCGGCCGCAAGCGGATGATCGACCAGTCGTCCTGCAACAAGGACTTCTCCTGCCTGAACGGCTTCTGCCCGTCCTTCGTCACGGTGCGCGGCGGCAAGCCGCGCAAGCAGAAGGGCGTCGGAAAGGGCGAGACCGAGGGCCCGCGCCTCGTCCTGCCGGAGCCCGAGCTTCCGAGCCTGGACCAGCCCTACGGCATCCTGATCACCGGTATCGGCGGCACCGGCGTCATCACCATCGGCGCCCTGCTGGCGACCGCCGCCCACATCGAGGGCAAGGCCGCGACGATCATGGACATGACCGGCCTCGCCCAGAAGGGCGGCGCCGTGTGGAGCCACCTGCGCCTCGCGAACGCCCCCGACGACCTGCACGCCGTGCGCATTGCGGCGGGCGGCGCCCGCCTGCTGCTCGGCTGCGACCTGGTCGTCTCCAGCCAGCCCGACTCCGTCTCGAAGCTGGAGCGCGGTGTCAGCCGGGCGGTGATCAACACCCACCGCACCTTCACCGGCGAGTTCACCCGCAATCCCGACATGGCCTTCCCCGACGACGCCCTGCGCGCGCGGATCTCGGCCGCCGTCGGCGAGGAGGGTGCCGACTTCATCGAGGCGACGCGTCTCGCCACGGCGCTGATGGGCGATTCGATCGCGACCAACCTCTTCATGACCGGCTTCGCCTGGCAGAGGGGCCTGATCCCGATCTCGCTGCAGGCGATCGAGCAGGCGATCGAACTCAACGGCGTGGCGATCGAAGCCAACAAGCGCGCCTTCGAATGGGGCCGCCGCGCCGCCGCCGACCCCGCGGCCGTGGAACGCGCCGTAGCCCCCGTCGCGGCACCGGAGAAGGTCGCCTTCGCCTCCTCCCTCGACGAGATCGTCGCCACCCGCAAGGACTTCCTGAAGGACTATCAGAGCGGCCGCTACGCGAAGCGCTACGAAGGGCTGGTGCGCAAGGCCGAGGCGGCCGAGAAGGACAGCGCCAAGGGTCGCACCGGCCTCGCCGAGGCGGTCGCGCGCAACTACTTCAAACTGCTCGCCTACAAGGACGAGTATGAGGTGGCGCGCCTCTATGCCGGCGCCGGCGGCCATTTCCGCAAGGCGCTGGAGAAGCAGTTCGAGGGCGACTACCGGATCGAGTTCAACCTCGCCCCGCCGCTGATCGCCAAGACCAACAAGGAGACCGGCGAGCCGCGCAAGATCGCCTACGGTCCTTGGATGCTGAAGGCGTTCGGCGTGCTGTCGCGCCTGAAGGTCCTGCGCGGCACGCCGCTCGACCCCTTCGGCAAGACCGAGGAGCGCCGCACCGAACGCCGCCTCATCAAGGAATACGAGGCGACCGTCGCCGAACTGCTGAAGGGCCTGACGGCCGAGAACCACGCCGCCGCCGTCGAGGTCGCACGCGTGCCGGACCAGATCCGCGGCTTCGGCCACGTGAAGCTGGCCAACCTGGAGAAGGCGAAGAAGCGCGAGGCAGAGTTGATCGAGCGCTTCCGCAACCCGATGCGTCAGGCGGCGGCGGCCGAGTAG
- a CDS encoding CehA/McbA family metallohydrolase, producing the protein MTDLAPFAGTGRFWKGNVHTHSTRSDGALPVEVVCARYRDAGYDFLSITDHFMERFDWPVVDTRGQRTAGFTTIIGAELHAPATSHGERWHILAVGLPLDFERNLPGEDGPALALRASRAGAFVGIAHPAWYGLTTADARTLHFADAVEVYNHTSQVRTDRGDGWYLLDALLNEGARHTALAVDDAHFHCDDGFGGWINVRAESCEPEVLLAAMKAGRFYASQGPEIREVTLTPDTIEIACSPARAVIAVGRASKSSQVVTEAGGEVTRAVLPREPLGASPWLRLAVVDAVGRRAWTNPVWVAGP; encoded by the coding sequence ATGACCGACCTCGCCCCCTTCGCCGGCACCGGCCGATTCTGGAAGGGCAACGTCCACACCCATTCGACGCGCTCCGACGGGGCGCTGCCGGTGGAGGTGGTCTGCGCGCGCTACCGCGATGCCGGCTACGATTTCCTGTCGATCACCGATCACTTCATGGAGCGGTTCGACTGGCCGGTGGTCGACACGCGCGGCCAGCGCACCGCCGGCTTCACGACGATCATCGGGGCGGAGTTGCACGCGCCCGCGACGAGCCACGGCGAGCGCTGGCACATCCTGGCGGTCGGGCTGCCGCTCGATTTCGAGCGCAACCTGCCGGGCGAGGACGGGCCGGCGCTGGCGCTCAGGGCATCGCGGGCAGGGGCGTTCGTCGGGATCGCGCACCCGGCCTGGTACGGGCTGACCACGGCCGACGCCCGCACGCTGCACTTCGCCGATGCGGTCGAGGTCTACAATCACACCTCCCAGGTACGGACCGATCGGGGCGACGGCTGGTACCTGCTCGACGCGCTGCTGAACGAGGGGGCGCGGCACACGGCGCTGGCGGTCGACGACGCGCATTTCCACTGCGACGACGGTTTCGGCGGCTGGATCAACGTGCGCGCCGAAAGCTGCGAGCCGGAGGTGCTGCTGGCGGCGATGAAGGCCGGCCGCTTCTATGCCAGCCAGGGCCCTGAGATCCGCGAGGTCACGCTGACCCCGGACACGATCGAGATCGCGTGCAGCCCGGCGCGGGCCGTGATCGCCGTCGGGCGGGCCTCGAAGAGCAGCCAGGTCGTGACGGAGGCGGGCGGCGAGGTCACCCGCGCCGTCCTGCCGCGCGAGCCGCTCGGCGCCAGTCCATGGCTGCGGCTGGCGGTGGTGGATGCGGTGGGACGCCGGGCCTGGACCAATCCAGTCTGGGTCGCCGGGCCCTGA
- a CDS encoding MBL fold metallo-hydrolase: MSIALTFCGAAGTVTGSCILVEVPRGDRRPLRFLVDCGMFQGSKTLKELNYGPLPFDAREIEFVLLTHAHIDHSGLLPKLVRDGFGGPIHTTAPTRDLLTFMLPDSAFIQEGEVRRLNRRNAQRGKPEIVPIYTAADADACLDLMRTVAYEAWTRVAEGVRVRFWNAGHILGSASIEVEIAASEAGEPAHRILFSGDIGPEHKLFHPDPDAPQGMDVVVCEGTYGGRTRERVTPEQRRKVLAREVRAALDRRGMMLIPAFAVERTQELLADLALLLHHGELPKVPVFLDSPLAIRATGVFGAHAEDLEDLKHLGEAAFLAPNFHFAETVEQSKAIDRFKGGAIVIAGSGMCEAGRIRHHLKSYLWRPDTTVMLVGYQAPATLGRLLAEGADVVRIQGEEVEVKAAIRQTDVYSGHADGEGITEWIRERLPIRQGLFLVHGEATALAAQREAAIAAGVPADRTFVPELDERVEIPAGGGQIRRALPTAAPGRRLRPETVGGQDWHNDYARLTIALRQALEHAPDDAARKRLLAEMARLLG, from the coding sequence ATGTCCATTGCCCTGACCTTCTGCGGTGCCGCGGGCACCGTCACAGGGTCCTGCATCCTGGTGGAGGTGCCGCGCGGCGACCGGCGGCCGCTCCGCTTCCTCGTCGACTGCGGCATGTTCCAGGGCTCGAAGACCCTGAAGGAACTGAACTACGGCCCGCTCCCGTTCGATGCGCGCGAGATCGAGTTCGTGCTGCTGACGCACGCGCACATCGACCATTCCGGCCTGCTGCCGAAGCTGGTGCGCGACGGGTTCGGCGGGCCGATCCACACGACGGCGCCGACGCGCGACCTGCTGACCTTCATGCTGCCCGACAGCGCCTTCATCCAGGAGGGCGAGGTGCGGCGCCTCAACCGGCGCAACGCCCAGCGCGGCAAGCCGGAGATCGTGCCGATCTACACGGCGGCCGACGCCGACGCCTGCCTGGACCTGATGCGGACCGTTGCCTACGAGGCGTGGACGCGGGTCGCCGAGGGCGTGCGGGTGCGGTTCTGGAACGCCGGGCACATCCTGGGTTCGGCGTCGATCGAGGTCGAGATCGCGGCGAGCGAAGCCGGCGAGCCGGCGCACCGGATCCTGTTCTCGGGCGACATCGGGCCGGAGCACAAGCTGTTCCATCCCGATCCGGATGCGCCGCAGGGCATGGACGTGGTGGTCTGCGAAGGCACCTATGGCGGCCGCACGCGCGAGCGGGTGACGCCCGAGCAGCGGCGGAAGGTTCTGGCGCGCGAGGTGCGTGCGGCACTCGACCGGCGCGGCATGATGCTGATCCCAGCGTTTGCGGTGGAGCGGACGCAGGAGCTGCTCGCCGACCTGGCGCTGCTGCTGCACCACGGCGAACTGCCGAAGGTGCCGGTCTTCCTCGACTCGCCGCTGGCGATCCGGGCGACCGGGGTGTTCGGCGCGCATGCCGAGGACCTGGAAGACCTGAAGCATCTGGGCGAGGCGGCCTTCCTGGCGCCCAACTTCCACTTCGCCGAGACGGTGGAGCAGAGTAAGGCGATCGACCGCTTCAAGGGCGGCGCGATCGTGATCGCCGGCAGCGGCATGTGCGAAGCGGGGCGCATCCGGCACCACCTGAAGAGCTATCTCTGGCGCCCCGACACCACCGTGATGCTGGTGGGCTACCAGGCGCCGGCGACGCTCGGCCGGCTGCTCGCCGAGGGTGCCGACGTGGTGCGCATCCAGGGCGAGGAGGTCGAGGTCAAGGCGGCGATCCGACAGACCGACGTCTATTCCGGCCATGCCGACGGCGAGGGCATCACCGAATGGATCCGGGAGCGCCTGCCGATCCGCCAGGGTCTCTTCCTGGTGCACGGCGAGGCGACGGCGCTGGCGGCGCAACGCGAGGCGGCGATCGCCGCTGGCGTGCCGGCCGACCGGACCTTCGTTCCCGAACTGGACGAGCGGGTGGAGATACCCGCGGGCGGCGGACAGATCCGGCGGGCACTGCCGACCGCCGCACCCGGACGGCGGCTGCGGCCGGAGACGGTGGGCGGCCAGGACTGGCACAACGACTATGCCCGTCTCACCATCGCGCTCCGTCAGGCGCTGGAGCACGCGCCGGACGACGCGGCGCGCAAGCGGCTGCTGGCGGAGATGGCGCGGCTGCTGGGCTGA
- a CDS encoding DinB family protein, which yields MAASLLQSLRAQAYNNAWANHRLLTACAGLSQAEFEAPRTGFFPSIRATLNHILVIDLFYVDALEGGTLGPAAWADPEPCATVAALAAAQAAVDRRLIAWCEALDEAGVDGTVHVHRGDRVQHERVDRLLLHLFQHDVHHRGQAHAMLSGTRVAPPQLDEFFAAEEAPLRAMEFRALGWTEATVWRD from the coding sequence GTGGCCGCATCCCTGCTGCAGAGCCTGCGCGCCCAGGCCTACAACAACGCCTGGGCCAACCATCGCCTCCTGACCGCCTGCGCCGGCCTCTCCCAGGCCGAATTCGAGGCCCCGCGCACCGGCTTCTTCCCGTCGATCAGGGCGACGCTCAACCATATTCTCGTCATCGACCTGTTCTACGTCGATGCGCTGGAGGGCGGCACGCTCGGCCCCGCCGCATGGGCCGATCCGGAGCCCTGCGCCACGGTGGCCGCGCTGGCGGCGGCGCAGGCCGCCGTCGACCGCCGGCTGATCGCCTGGTGCGAGGCGCTGGACGAGGCGGGGGTGGACGGGACGGTCCATGTGCACCGCGGCGACCGGGTCCAGCACGAGCGCGTCGACCGGCTGCTGCTGCACCTGTTCCAGCACGACGTGCACCATCGCGGTCAGGCGCACGCCATGCTGAGCGGCACGAGGGTGGCGCCGCCGCAGCTCGACGAATTCTTCGCCGCCGAGGAGGCACCGCTCCGCGCCATGGAGTTCCGCGCGCTCGGCTGGACCGAGGCGACCGTCTGGCGCGACTGA
- a CDS encoding HD domain-containing protein — MKIRSTEELVRLYRERADLPYGLTDVTQLQHALQGAHLARSEGHRPELVVATLFHDVGHLLGRLNDNPAERGIDDRHEISGGRILAALFGDEIAQPTRLHVAAKRYLCATEADYFGRLSPDSVRSLELQGGPMSDAECAAFRAEPGWEDALLVRRWDDRAKDPHANVPGLDAYLPDIAACARAA, encoded by the coding sequence ATGAAGATCCGCTCCACCGAAGAACTGGTCCGGCTCTACCGCGAGCGGGCCGACCTGCCCTACGGCCTCACCGACGTGACGCAGCTTCAGCATGCGCTCCAGGGCGCCCATCTCGCGCGCAGCGAGGGGCACCGGCCCGAACTGGTGGTGGCGACGCTCTTCCACGACGTCGGCCACCTGCTCGGCCGCCTGAACGACAACCCGGCCGAGCGCGGCATCGACGACCGCCACGAGATCAGCGGCGGCCGCATCCTGGCCGCCCTGTTCGGCGACGAGATCGCCCAGCCGACCCGCCTGCACGTGGCCGCCAAACGTTATCTCTGTGCCACCGAGGCGGACTATTTCGGCCGCCTGTCGCCCGACTCCGTGCGCAGCCTGGAGCTCCAGGGCGGCCCGATGAGCGACGCCGAGTGCGCCGCCTTCCGGGCCGAACCCGGCTGGGAGGACGCCCTCCTCGTCCGCCGCTGGGACGACCGCGCCAAGGACCCGCACGCGAACGTCCCCGGCCTCGACGCCTACCTCCCCGACATCGCCGCCTGCGCCAGGGCCGCCTGA